A DNA window from Hymenobacter aquaticus contains the following coding sequences:
- a CDS encoding prephenate dehydrogenase, whose product MITTIIGLGLIGGSLAISLKEQGLTQHVIGVDHSPANLRKAQDLRLIDEGTADLAAAVRRANLVVVAVPMDAMLTVLPQVLDDVDQQVVIDVGSTKSMLLAAVAGHPRRGRFVAVHPMAGTEYSGPEAAVPGLFTDKTLVICDAEQSDADAVNQVQRLFEQLRMRIEYLDAAAHDLHTAYVSHISHITSFALALTVLEKEKEEQQIFALASGGFASTVRLAKSSPDMWVPIFRQNRVNVLDVLDEHIHQLQHLRHLIAQEDYPAVYQQIEQANLIKKILK is encoded by the coding sequence ATGATTACGACAATAATCGGCTTAGGACTTATCGGCGGCTCCCTGGCCATCAGCCTGAAAGAACAAGGCCTGACCCAGCACGTCATCGGCGTAGACCACAGCCCCGCAAACCTGCGAAAGGCCCAGGACCTGCGCCTCATCGACGAAGGCACCGCCGACCTAGCCGCCGCCGTGCGCCGCGCCAACCTGGTGGTGGTGGCCGTGCCGATGGACGCCATGCTGACCGTGCTGCCCCAGGTGCTGGACGACGTGGATCAGCAGGTGGTTATCGACGTGGGCTCTACCAAGTCGATGCTGCTGGCGGCCGTGGCCGGGCACCCGCGCCGGGGCCGCTTCGTGGCGGTACACCCCATGGCCGGCACCGAGTACTCCGGCCCCGAAGCCGCCGTGCCCGGGCTGTTTACCGACAAAACCCTGGTTATCTGCGACGCCGAGCAGAGCGACGCCGACGCCGTGAACCAGGTGCAGCGCCTGTTCGAGCAGCTCCGGATGCGCATCGAATACCTCGACGCCGCCGCCCACGACTTGCACACGGCTTACGTCTCGCACATTTCCCACATTACCTCTTTTGCCCTGGCCCTCACGGTATTAGAGAAAGAAAAAGAGGAGCAACAGATTTTTGCCCTGGCCAGCGGCGGCTTCGCCTCCACGGTGCGCCTGGCCAAAAGCTCGCCCGATATGTGGGTGCCCATCTTCCGCCAAAACCGCGTCAACGTCCTCGACGTGCTCGACGAGCACATCCACCAGCTTCAGCACCTGCGCCACCTCATTGCCCAGGAAGACTACCCCGCCGTCTACCAGCAAATCGAGCAAGCCAACCTGATTAAGAAGATTTTGAAGTAA
- a CDS encoding chorismate mutase gives MQSALFNRQPDDKPFLISGPCSAETEEQVLETCQRLAATGKVQALRAGIWKPRTKPGGFEGIGTKGLPWLKKAGELTGLPIAVEVATAKHVEDCLAFGVDILWVGARTTGNPFSVQEIANVLRGVQVPVLVKNPIHPELELWVGAVERLKKAGLEKVGLIHRGFSSYGNTDFRNAPMWHLPIEMKRRHPDMPLLCDPSHICGRRDTLFAVAQQALNLGFDGNMIESHIDPDNAWSDAKQQITPEVLRDLIQDLVWRHETTDQREFLTALSSLREQINQLDAEIIQLLGRRMAVAEKIGVYKKENDITILQTGRWNEVLERAQRQGSSVGLTPEFIEQYFAAVHLESINHQNKVMEG, from the coding sequence ATGCAATCCGCACTTTTCAACCGCCAGCCCGACGACAAACCCTTCCTGATTTCGGGCCCCTGCTCGGCTGAAACCGAGGAGCAAGTCCTCGAAACCTGCCAGCGCCTGGCCGCCACTGGCAAGGTGCAGGCCCTGCGCGCCGGCATCTGGAAGCCCCGCACCAAGCCCGGCGGCTTCGAGGGCATCGGCACCAAGGGCCTGCCCTGGCTTAAGAAAGCCGGCGAGCTGACCGGCCTGCCCATTGCCGTGGAAGTAGCCACCGCCAAGCACGTGGAAGACTGCCTGGCCTTCGGCGTGGATATTCTCTGGGTGGGCGCCCGCACCACTGGTAACCCGTTCTCGGTGCAGGAAATTGCCAACGTGCTGCGCGGCGTGCAGGTGCCGGTGCTGGTCAAGAACCCGATTCACCCCGAGCTGGAGCTGTGGGTGGGCGCCGTGGAGCGCCTCAAAAAGGCCGGTCTGGAGAAAGTCGGCCTCATTCACCGGGGCTTCAGCTCCTACGGCAACACCGACTTCCGCAACGCCCCGATGTGGCACCTACCCATCGAAATGAAGCGCCGCCACCCCGACATGCCCCTGCTCTGCGACCCCAGCCACATCTGCGGCCGCCGCGACACGCTCTTCGCCGTGGCCCAGCAGGCCCTCAACCTGGGCTTCGACGGCAACATGATTGAAAGCCACATCGACCCCGATAACGCCTGGAGCGACGCCAAGCAGCAGATTACCCCCGAAGTGCTCCGCGACCTGATCCAGGACCTGGTGTGGCGCCACGAAACCACCGACCAGCGCGAGTTTCTGACCGCCCTGTCCAGCCTGCGTGAGCAAATCAACCAGCTCGACGCCGAAATCATCCAGCTGTTGGGCCGCCGCATGGCCGTGGCCGAGAAAATTGGGGTCTACAAGAAGGAAAACGACATCACCATTCTCCAGACCGGCCGTTGGAACGAGGTGCTGGAGCGGGCCCAGCGTCAGGGCAGCTCCGTGGGCCTCACCCCGGAGTTTATCGAGCAGTACTTCGCCGCCGTGCATTTGGAGTCCATCAACCACCAAAACAAGGTGATGGAAGGCTAA
- a CDS encoding T9SS type A sorting domain-containing protein, whose protein sequence is MKKHYLFLAAMLLGFGPARAQKSMAVSVPTQQIGQQEQNYLFAPLDKSQIPTGFLADYAIPLVPLDIFNGTLTDSSRTTPDGFRYLYGTVYTANITGNNPLPTLQTLNARIDADVAAAGNAIPLMVQRISYSAVRPDAFSANLLSYQNGQVYDVPGRAQSPYAVKTVFAAAPATTYSASGTVSFVFPQDLFIQNGGNAPSSLSIDFGDGRGYVTTGFGQPISANYGTAGTKRIKVRATFSLSFFPVDAKEQPGKSKKDQIAIPIKNTVSYESHFDIEVAQPACTNCRYGTATPNIDFPARAGVHAGATVSIRYGGTHTQLTKPLIVVEGYDKHFIAPAIQKDNYSITQFMQEISNPGNYNLYNDLDNLGQYDIVFIDFKNGTDDLLRNAQVFEEVVNYVNANKVGGIASGQANAVIGISMGGLISRYKLAEMTKAGRNSHTRLLILQDSPQRGANVPLGIQALSRQAVFNVGPFSTADMSDALKQANLLLDEPATRQLLVHRATDGSGGFEANTFLNGTYRNMITFGATQPAYRTVAVSQGSQCGVSLFAPYAELARLNGRLFISPLPWISRVSYETELVVNALPAGGQSRRVSYISLKQKIRLLFGLFTSTQTLFQRQYNCPSGLLAWDGVPGGTEPVSGVPGGFRQRYGGSWMPFIDASVHAEAVESFSFLPTASGIDASIIDQNSLQSAYIYGVSTTPTVNKFIAQESFSTFGRTYYNQPHTVFTDRNGQWIFNELEGRSNTVLNCTSQCNPYPATNISGSNVICSGAASLYTITPPFGAVTGWTVSPAGIVTASSTPGSNEVTLTPVSANSVGTVTLTAQMGNGCFVSNSQPLQIAIGYGRLQLTASATEACPGFPVYFSVSSIGTDGDYHWEINGVPSPQYDGMADIEVAAGNSGTSVAVSASTCNTQTWAGTYVNTPNLPPYVFCPVYRGTKKDEVVVSTYPNPVQDRLTVQRPVVTSAPLTVRLYDSYSREQLSKQLTGAALQLDTRRLAPGIYFLHVLDGKKVLSREQIQVTH, encoded by the coding sequence ATGAAAAAACATTACTTATTCCTGGCAGCCATGCTGCTGGGCTTCGGGCCGGCGCGTGCGCAGAAAAGCATGGCCGTCAGCGTTCCTACTCAGCAGATCGGCCAGCAGGAGCAGAACTACCTGTTTGCGCCGCTCGACAAGAGCCAGATTCCGACCGGCTTTTTAGCGGACTACGCCATTCCGCTCGTGCCGCTCGATATTTTCAACGGTACGCTCACCGACAGCAGCCGCACCACCCCGGATGGTTTCCGCTACCTCTACGGCACGGTGTACACGGCTAACATCACCGGCAACAACCCGCTGCCCACGCTCCAGACCCTGAACGCGCGGATTGACGCGGACGTGGCGGCCGCGGGCAACGCTATTCCGCTCATGGTGCAGCGCATCAGCTACTCGGCCGTGCGCCCCGATGCCTTCAGTGCCAACCTGCTTTCCTACCAGAACGGGCAGGTGTACGACGTGCCGGGCCGCGCCCAGAGCCCTTACGCCGTCAAAACGGTGTTTGCCGCCGCCCCCGCCACCACCTATTCCGCGTCCGGCACGGTGTCCTTCGTGTTTCCGCAGGACCTGTTCATTCAGAACGGCGGCAACGCTCCTTCGAGCCTGAGCATCGACTTCGGCGACGGGCGCGGCTACGTGACTACCGGCTTCGGGCAGCCCATATCGGCCAACTACGGCACGGCCGGCACCAAGCGCATCAAGGTGCGGGCTACGTTCAGCCTGTCGTTCTTCCCCGTCGACGCCAAAGAGCAGCCCGGCAAGAGCAAAAAGGACCAGATTGCCATTCCTATTAAGAATACGGTCAGCTACGAAAGCCACTTCGACATCGAAGTTGCTCAGCCCGCCTGCACCAACTGCCGCTACGGCACCGCCACGCCCAACATCGACTTTCCGGCCCGGGCCGGGGTGCACGCCGGCGCCACGGTATCCATCCGCTACGGCGGCACCCACACCCAGCTGACCAAGCCCCTGATTGTGGTAGAAGGCTACGACAAGCACTTCATTGCCCCTGCTATTCAGAAGGATAACTACTCCATCACGCAGTTCATGCAGGAAATCAGCAACCCCGGCAACTACAACCTCTACAACGACCTGGACAACCTGGGGCAGTACGACATTGTGTTTATCGACTTCAAAAACGGCACCGACGACTTGCTGCGCAATGCGCAGGTGTTTGAGGAAGTGGTGAACTACGTGAATGCCAACAAAGTCGGCGGCATTGCCTCGGGGCAGGCCAACGCCGTGATTGGCATTTCGATGGGCGGGTTGATTTCGCGCTACAAGCTGGCCGAAATGACCAAGGCGGGCCGCAACTCCCACACGCGGCTGCTGATTTTGCAGGACAGCCCCCAGCGCGGCGCCAACGTCCCGCTGGGCATTCAGGCCCTGAGCCGGCAGGCCGTGTTCAACGTGGGCCCCTTCTCGACGGCCGACATGAGCGACGCGCTGAAGCAGGCCAACCTGCTGCTCGATGAGCCCGCCACCCGCCAGCTGCTGGTGCACCGCGCCACCGACGGCTCGGGCGGCTTCGAAGCCAATACCTTCCTCAACGGCACCTACCGCAACATGATTACGTTTGGCGCCACCCAGCCGGCCTACCGCACGGTGGCCGTCAGTCAGGGCTCGCAGTGCGGCGTCAGCCTGTTTGCCCCCTACGCCGAGCTGGCCCGCCTCAACGGCCGGTTGTTTATCTCCCCGCTGCCCTGGATTTCCCGGGTAAGCTACGAAACCGAGCTGGTGGTCAACGCTCTGCCCGCCGGCGGGCAGTCGAGACGGGTATCGTACATTTCCCTGAAGCAGAAGATTCGGTTGCTGTTCGGGCTGTTTACCAGCACGCAGACGCTGTTTCAGCGCCAGTACAACTGCCCCAGCGGCCTGCTGGCCTGGGACGGGGTGCCCGGCGGCACCGAGCCGGTATCGGGGGTGCCCGGGGGCTTCCGCCAGCGCTACGGCGGCAGCTGGATGCCCTTCATTGATGCTTCCGTGCATGCCGAAGCCGTGGAGTCGTTCAGCTTCCTGCCCACGGCCAGCGGCATCGACGCCTCCATCATCGACCAGAACAGCCTGCAGAGTGCCTACATCTACGGGGTCAGCACCACGCCGACCGTCAACAAGTTCATTGCCCAGGAAAGCTTCTCCACGTTTGGCCGCACGTATTACAACCAGCCCCACACCGTCTTCACCGACCGGAACGGACAGTGGATTTTCAACGAGTTGGAGGGCCGCAGCAATACGGTGCTAAACTGCACCTCGCAGTGCAACCCCTACCCCGCAACGAACATCAGCGGCTCCAACGTAATCTGCTCGGGGGCCGCCAGCCTCTACACGATTACGCCGCCCTTCGGAGCCGTAACGGGCTGGACGGTGTCGCCGGCCGGTATTGTGACGGCCAGCAGCACGCCGGGCTCGAACGAGGTGACGCTGACGCCGGTATCGGCCAACAGCGTCGGCACCGTGACGCTGACCGCGCAGATGGGCAACGGCTGCTTCGTCAGCAATTCGCAACCCCTGCAGATTGCCATTGGCTACGGCCGCCTGCAGCTCACCGCCTCCGCTACCGAAGCCTGCCCCGGCTTCCCGGTTTACTTCAGCGTCAGCTCCATTGGCACCGACGGCGACTACCACTGGGAGATTAACGGCGTGCCCAGCCCGCAGTACGATGGCATGGCCGATATTGAGGTTGCGGCCGGTAACTCCGGCACGTCCGTGGCCGTATCGGCCAGCACCTGCAACACCCAGACCTGGGCCGGTACCTACGTGAATACCCCGAACCTGCCGCCCTACGTGTTCTGCCCGGTATACCGCGGTACCAAGAAAGACGAAGTGGTGGTGTCGACCTACCCGAACCCCGTGCAGGACCGCCTGACGGTGCAGCGGCCGGTGGTGACCAGTGCGCCGCTCACGGTACGCCTCTACGACTCCTACAGCCGGGAGCAGCTCAGCAAGCAGCTGACCGGCGCGGCCCTGCAGCTCGACACCCGCCGGCTGGCCCCGGGCATCTACTTCCTGCACGTGCTTGACGGGAAGAAGGTGCTGAGCCGGGAGCAGATCCAGGTGACGCACTAG
- a CDS encoding lysophospholipid acyltransferase family protein — translation MLFYTVMKPVVQVALRVFFRRLEIRHHERLEQPGPMLIVSNHPNTLMDPLVVAANRRAPIAFLAKSTFFKNPISRAIFLSGNCIPIYRRQDAESGDAGVSPEELAQRNEAAFGQCYDYFDKGGTIQIFPEGTSVSERRLRPLKTGAARISLGAEARHDFRLGLKILPIGINYFDPSRFRSDVFVNIGKPIVVADYAAAYHADSEAAADELTEEIRRRLEQRLVITRDAAEDELVLQIERTFGEHLIPDDEETLYDNFLLSRALLEAVPYFEKHDPARLTQVRATLSAYLLDLDRLRLTDEALESGKGPGQRWTRAAISGLKLVLGFPLYLYGLLNNYIPYILPSLIAKRATKDLEFVAPIMMVTGILTFGLGYALQIGLVHHFTQHWPWTLLYALSLPPTGFYALSYWNNLRARLLRLRALKLFRTKRAVMEDLLRQRQAVLRLLSEARSAFLAAVSVASPRR, via the coding sequence ATGCTCTTTTATACCGTAATGAAGCCCGTGGTGCAGGTGGCGCTGCGCGTGTTTTTCCGTCGCCTCGAAATTCGCCACCACGAGCGGCTGGAGCAGCCCGGCCCCATGCTCATCGTGTCGAACCACCCCAACACGCTCATGGACCCGCTGGTGGTGGCCGCCAACCGCCGCGCTCCGATTGCCTTTCTGGCCAAAAGCACGTTTTTCAAGAACCCCATTTCCCGCGCCATCTTCCTGTCGGGCAACTGCATCCCCATCTACCGCCGCCAGGATGCCGAAAGCGGCGACGCCGGCGTGAGCCCCGAGGAGCTGGCCCAGCGCAACGAGGCGGCCTTCGGCCAGTGCTACGACTACTTCGACAAGGGCGGTACCATCCAGATTTTCCCCGAGGGCACCAGCGTGAGCGAGCGGCGCCTGCGGCCCCTGAAAACCGGCGCGGCCCGCATCAGCCTCGGCGCCGAGGCCCGCCACGACTTCCGGCTGGGCCTGAAGATCTTGCCCATCGGTATCAACTACTTCGACCCCAGTCGGTTCCGCTCCGACGTGTTTGTCAACATCGGCAAGCCCATCGTGGTGGCCGACTATGCCGCCGCCTACCACGCCGACTCCGAAGCCGCCGCCGATGAGCTGACCGAGGAAATCCGCCGCCGGCTGGAGCAGCGCCTGGTTATCACCCGCGACGCGGCCGAGGACGAACTGGTCTTGCAGATTGAGCGCACCTTCGGCGAGCACCTCATCCCCGACGACGAGGAAACCCTCTACGACAACTTCTTGCTGAGCCGGGCCCTGCTCGAAGCCGTGCCCTACTTCGAAAAGCACGACCCCGCCCGCCTCACCCAGGTGCGCGCCACGCTCAGCGCCTACCTGCTCGACCTGGACCGCCTGCGCCTCACCGACGAAGCCCTGGAATCGGGCAAGGGCCCCGGCCAGCGCTGGACGCGGGCCGCCATTTCGGGCCTGAAGCTGGTGCTGGGCTTTCCCCTGTACCTGTACGGGCTGCTGAACAACTACATTCCTTACATTCTGCCCTCCCTCATTGCCAAAAGGGCCACCAAAGACCTGGAGTTTGTGGCCCCGATAATGATGGTTACCGGCATTCTCACCTTCGGCCTGGGCTACGCCCTGCAGATCGGGCTGGTGCACCACTTCACCCAGCACTGGCCCTGGACGCTGCTCTACGCCCTGAGCTTGCCGCCGACGGGCTTTTACGCGCTGAGCTACTGGAACAATCTGCGGGCCCGGCTGCTGCGGCTGCGGGCCCTGAAGCTGTTCCGAACCAAGCGGGCGGTGATGGAAGACTTGCTGCGGCAGCGCCAGGCCGTCCTGCGCCTGCTCAGCGAGGCCCGGAGTGCGTTTCTGGCCGCGGTGAGCGTGGCGTCGCCGCGCCGGTAG
- a CDS encoding nuclear transport factor 2 family protein — protein MAEQQLHTVTTFLSLSESLETNPEAYAQVLHPEVEQIEYPNLLNKTIQRRSFEEILDNIRAGRELLLNPHFELQQAHASASGEVIVEARWHATLANDIGPLVRGQLLAAQFCMVFELRDDKIIQQRTYNCFDPF, from the coding sequence ATGGCCGAGCAACAACTTCACACTGTCACCACTTTTTTGAGCTTAAGTGAATCCCTGGAAACCAACCCGGAGGCCTACGCGCAGGTGCTGCATCCGGAAGTAGAGCAGATCGAATACCCCAACCTGCTCAACAAAACCATTCAGCGCCGCTCGTTCGAGGAAATCCTGGACAACATCCGGGCGGGGCGGGAGCTGTTGCTAAACCCCCATTTCGAGTTGCAGCAGGCCCACGCCAGCGCCAGTGGGGAGGTGATTGTTGAAGCGCGGTGGCACGCTACGCTGGCCAACGACATCGGGCCGCTGGTGCGGGGGCAGCTGCTGGCCGCGCAGTTCTGCATGGTATTCGAGCTGCGCGACGACAAAATCATTCAGCAGCGCACCTACAACTGCTTCGACCCATTCTAA
- a CDS encoding TPM domain-containing protein produces the protein MSRLLFLLFVFITTGTSQLVLAAPTADDLPARPVPFQFVNDQAQLLKPNEVKTLESGLRRYADNTGTQIVLVTVPTLGGRDVADYGRALGEAWGIGQRDKNNGLVVLLGAQERKVTIQAGSGLRSVVTPALTARVINQDMTPRFKQNNYFAGLRAGLNTLMLAVNPDSNPRNSPPAATTEPAPAANDGIAPGLNDNQPAAAVAPESEPFNPAPVATPEPESSGGFGLGTLALGALLIGGVIWLITRLFRRGSSSAAGPATGSGPDFLPNRPNTGNANGGYGRQQAPDFLGRSGGGGGGSGVGGMLMTGAAAAAGAYIGNRMAHGNDHDTPHNDQLNPNSVNPNLGYGTAGPATSGGFPALDNDSGTAETGAPDYFSDEASANDSPDYFSSDDTSSYDDPSSGDSGGGGFDDTDNNSSGSW, from the coding sequence ATGTCCCGCCTTTTGTTTTTGCTCTTTGTCTTTATCACGACGGGGACAAGCCAGCTGGTGCTGGCCGCCCCTACCGCCGACGACCTGCCGGCCCGGCCCGTGCCGTTTCAGTTCGTGAACGACCAGGCCCAGCTGCTCAAGCCCAACGAGGTGAAGACGCTGGAAAGCGGCCTGCGCCGCTACGCCGACAACACCGGCACCCAGATTGTGCTGGTCACGGTGCCCACCCTCGGCGGCCGCGACGTGGCCGACTACGGCCGGGCCCTGGGGGAGGCCTGGGGCATTGGGCAGCGCGACAAAAACAACGGCTTGGTAGTGTTGCTCGGGGCCCAGGAGCGCAAGGTCACGATTCAGGCGGGCTCGGGCCTGCGCAGCGTCGTTACGCCCGCGCTGACGGCCCGCGTCATCAACCAGGACATGACGCCCCGCTTCAAGCAGAATAACTACTTCGCCGGCCTGCGGGCGGGTCTGAATACGCTGATGCTGGCCGTCAATCCCGACTCAAACCCGCGCAACAGCCCGCCCGCCGCTACTACCGAACCCGCCCCGGCGGCTAACGACGGTATTGCACCCGGCCTGAACGACAACCAACCGGCGGCGGCCGTAGCCCCGGAGTCGGAGCCGTTTAACCCCGCGCCCGTGGCCACGCCGGAGCCGGAGTCGTCGGGGGGCTTCGGCCTGGGCACCCTGGCCCTCGGGGCCCTGCTGATTGGCGGCGTTATCTGGCTTATCACCCGCCTGTTTCGGCGCGGCAGCAGCTCTGCCGCAGGCCCGGCCACCGGTAGCGGCCCCGATTTTTTGCCCAACCGGCCGAACACTGGCAATGCGAATGGCGGCTACGGCCGGCAGCAGGCCCCTGACTTCCTGGGCCGCTCGGGTGGTGGTGGTGGGGGCAGCGGCGTCGGCGGTATGCTGATGACCGGCGCGGCGGCGGCGGCCGGGGCGTATATCGGCAACCGCATGGCCCACGGCAACGACCACGACACACCCCACAACGACCAGCTCAACCCTAACAGCGTGAACCCCAACCTGGGCTATGGCACGGCCGGCCCAGCTACCAGCGGCGGCTTTCCGGCCCTGGATAACGACTCGGGCACGGCCGAAACCGGGGCCCCGGATTACTTCTCCGACGAGGCTTCCGCCAACGACTCGCCCGATTACTTCTCCTCCGACGACACCTCGTCCTACGACGACCCTTCTTCAGGCGACTCGGGCGGGGGTGGCTTCGACGACACCGACAATAACAGCAGCGGCTCCTGGTAA
- a CDS encoding GNAT family N-acetyltransferase: protein MLNIQLLPFPVLRTARLTLRQLTSTDAPVIQLFRSDPEFLRYIPRLPETTLAQAQAHLNLLDQLLRTNEGIAWGLCREERPEELLGTICLWQFQPENYRAEVGYGLHPAHGGQGLMTEALEAVVHYAFGLLGLHSLEAHVDPANAASIRLLEKQGFVREGYFRENCYFQGRFLDSAVYSRLAPR, encoded by the coding sequence ATGTTGAATATACAGCTACTCCCATTTCCGGTGCTGCGCACGGCGCGCCTCACCCTGCGGCAGCTGACCAGCACCGATGCCCCGGTCATCCAGCTTTTCCGCTCCGACCCGGAGTTTCTGCGCTACATTCCGCGGCTGCCCGAAACCACTCTGGCCCAGGCCCAGGCGCACCTGAACCTGCTCGACCAGCTGCTGCGCACCAATGAAGGTATCGCCTGGGGCCTTTGCCGGGAAGAGCGGCCCGAGGAATTGCTGGGCACCATTTGCCTGTGGCAGTTTCAGCCCGAGAATTACCGCGCCGAAGTAGGCTATGGTCTGCACCCGGCCCACGGTGGGCAGGGCCTGATGACCGAGGCCCTGGAAGCCGTAGTGCACTACGCCTTCGGACTGCTGGGCCTGCACAGCCTGGAAGCCCACGTAGATCCCGCCAACGCGGCTTCCATCCGGCTGCTGGAAAAGCAGGGCTTTGTGCGGGAGGGCTACTTTCGGGAGAACTGCTACTTCCAGGGCCGCTTCCTGGATTCGGCGGTGTACTCCCGGCTGGCACCGCGCTAA
- a CDS encoding GNAT family N-acetyltransferase yields the protein MIPLITHTPRLTLIAASRALLTAELHKPRYFPILLGAAMPTDWPPGAYDEATMHHFLDKLTAGGRTAAGWYGWYALLKATDTTPVTLVGAGGFLGPPDAAGTAEINYSIATDWRRQGLATELVAGLVQQAEQTGMVRQLVAHTLPHEPAAEEVLRRNGFALAGLAPDGRLRFERTVEPTPAGA from the coding sequence ATGATTCCGCTCATCACCCACACGCCCCGCCTCACCCTGATTGCCGCCAGCCGGGCCCTGCTCACGGCCGAGCTGCATAAGCCCCGCTACTTCCCCATTCTGCTGGGGGCCGCCATGCCCACCGACTGGCCGCCCGGCGCCTACGACGAGGCTACCATGCATCACTTCCTGGACAAGCTTACGGCCGGGGGACGCACGGCGGCGGGCTGGTACGGCTGGTACGCCCTGCTCAAAGCCACCGATACCACGCCCGTCACGCTGGTCGGGGCCGGCGGGTTTCTGGGTCCGCCCGACGCGGCGGGCACGGCCGAAATCAACTACTCCATCGCCACCGACTGGCGGCGGCAGGGCCTGGCCACCGAGTTGGTGGCGGGCCTGGTGCAGCAGGCCGAGCAAACGGGCATGGTGCGGCAGCTGGTGGCCCACACGCTCCCGCACGAGCCGGCGGCCGAGGAGGTGCTGCGCCGCAACGGCTTTGCGCTGGCGGGCCTAGCCCCCGACGGCCGGCTGCGCTTCGAGCGGACCGTAGAGCCCACCCCGGCCGGAGCCTGA
- a CDS encoding glycosyl-4,4'-diaponeurosporenoate acyltransferase CrtO family protein — MPIMPNDPPPARPSAALLAALNAVPSVLWSGLALGPLSVFCYQHVARPWLWGLLGVSLLGYAVPRSWFRYWQLSRARRRYERLGVPVVARFTQHGTLVHQWLRRRYPHYRRVPHRQAGRRLVAESYHLERFHGVLLVFFGLVSLYALMRGHLGWAGLLLVLNVGYNLYPVWLQQYLRLRLPPTDAAVNSRSG, encoded by the coding sequence ATGCCCATCATGCCCAACGACCCGCCACCCGCCCGGCCCTCGGCGGCCCTGCTCGCGGCCCTCAACGCCGTGCCGAGCGTGCTGTGGTCGGGGCTGGCGCTGGGGCCGCTGAGCGTGTTTTGCTACCAGCACGTAGCCCGGCCCTGGCTGTGGGGCTTGCTGGGTGTTAGTCTGCTGGGCTACGCGGTGCCCAGGTCGTGGTTTCGGTACTGGCAGCTGAGCCGGGCGCGGCGACGCTACGAGCGGCTCGGGGTGCCGGTGGTGGCGCGCTTCACCCAGCACGGCACCCTGGTACACCAGTGGCTGCGTCGCCGCTACCCCCACTACCGCCGCGTACCCCACCGCCAAGCCGGGCGGCGCCTGGTGGCGGAGAGCTACCACCTGGAGCGGTTTCACGGGGTGCTGCTGGTGTTTTTCGGGTTGGTCAGCCTCTACGCCCTGATGCGGGGCCACCTCGGCTGGGCCGGGCTGCTGCTGGTGCTCAACGTGGGCTACAACCTGTATCCGGTGTGGCTGCAGCAGTACCTGCGGCTACGCCTGCCCCCGACCGACGCCGCAGTAAATTCCCGCAGCGGGTAG